The following coding sequences lie in one Saimiri boliviensis isolate mSaiBol1 chromosome 6, mSaiBol1.pri, whole genome shotgun sequence genomic window:
- the LOC141584826 gene encoding retrovirus-related Pol polyprotein from transposon 297 encodes MPNSNKVKGFYLFSLRKTVPLRPEARKGLQDIVRDLKAQGLVKSCNSPYNTPVLGVQKPNGQWRLVQDLRLINEAVIPLYSAVPNPYTLLSQIPRKAQLFTVLDLKVTFFCVPLHPDSQFLFAFEDPLDQSSQLSWTASPQGFRNSPHLFSQALAQDLSSFSHPGPQVLQYLDNLLLAESSESQCQHATQDLLNVLANCGYKVSKPKAQLCRQEVKYLGLVLSKGTWALDKGHLQTMLDFPHPKTLKQLQGILGITGFCRLWIPRYGEIGKPLYTLIKETPKANTHLVLWDPIVEVVFQTLKQALLQAPALSLPTGNDFSLYVTEKSQVALGVLTQTQGATPQPVAYLSKKINAVAKGWPHCL; translated from the coding sequence ATGCCCAATTCAAATAAGGTTAAAGGATTCTACCTCTTTTCCCTACGAAAGACAGTACCCCTAAGACCAGAAGCCAGAAAGGGACTACAGGATATTGTAAGGGACTTAAAAGCTCAGGGTCTAGTGAAGTCCTGTAACAGTCCTTATAATACCCCAGTTTTAGGAGTGCAGAAACCTAATGGACAATGGAGGCTGGTGCAGGATCTCAGACTTATTAATGAAGCTGTGATTCCTTTATACTCAGCTGTACCTAATCCTTACACCTTGCTCTCTCAAATACCAAGAAAGGCACAATTGTTTACAGTTCTGGACCTTAAAGTTACCTTTTTCTGTGTACCACTACATCCTGACTCACAGTTTCTATTTGCCTTTGAAGACCCTTTAGACCAAAGTTCTCAGCTTTCCTGGACAGCATCACCTCAGGGCTTTAGAAACAGCCCCCACCTGTTCAGCCAGGCTCTAGCTCAGGACCTTAGTAGTTTCTCACATCCAGGTCCTCAGGTTCTTCAATATCTGGATAATTTACTTTTAGCTGAAAGCTCAGAAAGCCAGTGTCAGCATGCCACTCAGGACCTCCTAAACGTCCTTGCCAACTGTGGATATAAAGTTTCCAAACCGAAGGCCCAGCTTTGTAGGCAGGAGGTAAAATACCTAGGGCTGGTCTTGTCTAAGGGCACTTGGGCCCTAGATAAGGGACATCTTCAAACCATGCTCGACTTCCCCCATCCCAAGACCTTAAAACAGTTACAGGGAATCTTGGGAATAACTGGTTTTTGCCGATTGTGGATTCCCAGATATGGTGAAATAGGAAAACCTCTGTACACTTTAATTAAGGAAACCCCAAAAGCTAATACCCATTTAGTACTCTGGGACCCAATAGTTGAGGTAGTCTTTCAGACCCTAAAGCAGGCCCTACTGCAGGCTCCAGCTCTGAGCCTTCCTACAGGAAATGACTTCTCCCTATATGTTACAGAGAAGTCACAAGTGGCACTGGGAGTTCTCACCCAGACTCAGGGAGCCACACCACAACCAGTGGCATACTTAAGTAAGAAAATTAATGCAGTAGCAAAAGGCTGGCCACACTGCTTATGA